The Acidobacteriota bacterium sequence CACGGCTCGCTGATCCTGTGCTTCCTCACGCTGATCTGGTGGGCGCGGCGGTATCGTATCCCGCTCCTGGTGCTGCTGGATGCGTGCGCGCCCGCCACCGCGATCGGCTACGGCATCGGACGCATCGGCTGTCTGATCTCTGGTGACGGCGATTACGGCACGCCGACGGCGCTGCCCTGGTGCATGCGCTTCCCCAACGGACTGGTGCCCACGAATGACTGCGTGCATCCCACCCCGATCTACGAGCTGATTCTCGCGCTACTGATCTTCTGGTTCCTGCGGAACGAGGGCAAGAAAGCAGCGCAACTGCAGCGGCCGGCGGGGACGGTCTTCGGCGAGTTCCTCATCCTGACGGGCGTGGCGCGCTTCTTCATCGAGTTCATCCGCTACATCGAGGGCAAGAGCTTCGCCTTCGGCGAGACCTTCGGACAGGGTTTCGTGGACTGGTACAACGGCATCTTCGGGATACGGCTGCCGTGGGGGTATCCGCACGCGCTCGACACCGCGCAGATCACCTCGCTGGCCTCGATGCTGGCGGGCGCGCTGCTGCTGGCCAGTGTGCTGCCGCGCTTCCTGCGCGGGCGCGAAGAGCATCGCATCCTCGAGCACGTGGCATTATTCGGCGAAGCGACGCAGCCGGAGTACACGCCGCCGACGGCGGAGTGTCCCCACCCCGAGCGTTGGCGGATGTACGACAGCATGTCCGCCGAGGTGGAGGTGCTGGAGTTCCTGAAGCGCTTGGTGACGACGGCCAAGCCCGAGCTGATCGTCGAGACCGGGACGTTCACCGCGCTCTCCACCATCAGGCTGGCGGAAGGCGTGGCGGAGAACGGATTTGGCAGGCTCATCACCAT is a genomic window containing:
- a CDS encoding prolipoprotein diacylglyceryl transferase, with amino-acid sequence LQLGTFGLMVWLGLVVSYYVLRAEFRRRRLPSDPANLTLLLGIMGVLGAKLYSALEAPHELFAHPVEVLFSRTGFTWHGSLILCFLTLIWWARRYRIPLLVLLDACAPATAIGYGIGRIGCLISGDGDYGTPTALPWCMRFPNGLVPTNDCVHPTPIYELILALLIFWFLRNEGKKAAQLQRPAGTVFGEFLILTGVARFFIEFIRYIEGKSFAFGETFGQGFVDWYNGIFGIRLPWGYPHALDTAQITSLASMLAGALLLASVLPRFLRGREEHRILEHVALFGEATQPEYTPPTAECPHPERWRMYDSMSAEVEVLEFLKRLVTTAKPELIVETGTFTALSTIRLAEGVAENGFGRLITIEFDPKVFAKAKERVQRSGVAKWIEMRNASSLETKVEGRIDLLFSDSDLDIREQEVRHFLPQMNPNGLIVLHDASSHYKVVREQAMRLQAEGLISVVFLATPRGLVVAQKREGRR